One genomic window of Arthrobacter caoxuetaonis includes the following:
- a CDS encoding RNA degradosome polyphosphate kinase, whose protein sequence is MDSDTAASTRTSFGSAEAMPAPRATQDRIDIPDFGPALLPSGEVTPDRFLDREISWLHFNARVLELAEDPDLYLLERVNFLSIFASNLDEFFMVRVAGLKRRIATGLAVPSAAGLSPVEQLEEITEAGYRLQQRHAEVFARQIRPALDDENIHLISWKELDDASKAQLHRQFAAKVFPILTPLAVDPAHPFPYISGLSLNLAVVVRNPVSGKEFFARVKVPDQLPRLVSVDGPRAGTVAGRTARFIPLEEVIAEHLDQLFPGMDVVEHYTFRVTRNEDLEVEEDDAENLLQALEKELLRRRFGPPVRLEVTPDINPSIRQLLVRELGVEEDEVYTLPAPLDLRGLSVISRIDRADLHYPKQVPHTSLHLKESETSKPADVFAAMRRRDILLHHPYDSFSTSVQAFLEQAAADPRVQAIKQTLYRTSGDSPIVDALIDAAESGKQVLALVEIKARFDEQANISWARKLEQAGVHVVYGIVGLKTHCKLSLVVRQEVDGLRRYCHIGTGNYHPRTARYYEDLGLLTANDKVGEDLTKLFNQLSGYAPKSTFKRLLVAPRSVRSGLIDRIEREIANQKAGLDARVIIKVNSMVDEAIIDSLYRASQAGVRVDVIVRGICSVRPGVPGLSENITVRSVLGRFLEHSRVFAFANAGDPVVYIGSADMMHRNLDRRVEALVQLGSKDDITDLIELMDRYLDAGTASWHLDADGIWTRHHKDGEGTPLQDVQSWLLASRSRQRALARR, encoded by the coding sequence ATGGATTCCGACACCGCAGCCAGCACACGGACTTCCTTCGGGTCAGCCGAAGCCATGCCGGCACCGCGGGCCACACAGGACCGCATCGACATACCGGACTTCGGGCCGGCACTGCTGCCCAGCGGTGAAGTCACCCCGGACCGTTTCCTGGACCGCGAAATCAGCTGGCTGCACTTCAACGCCAGGGTCCTGGAACTGGCTGAGGACCCGGACCTGTACCTGCTGGAGCGGGTCAACTTCCTCTCCATCTTTGCCTCGAACCTGGATGAGTTCTTCATGGTGCGGGTCGCCGGCCTCAAGCGCCGCATCGCGACCGGCCTTGCCGTGCCCTCCGCCGCCGGCCTCAGCCCGGTGGAACAGCTGGAGGAAATCACCGAAGCCGGCTACCGGCTGCAGCAGCGGCATGCGGAGGTCTTTGCCCGGCAGATCCGCCCGGCGCTCGACGACGAGAACATCCACCTCATCAGCTGGAAAGAACTCGACGACGCCTCCAAGGCGCAGCTGCACCGCCAGTTCGCGGCGAAGGTCTTCCCGATCCTGACCCCGCTCGCCGTCGACCCGGCGCACCCGTTCCCCTACATTTCCGGGCTCTCCCTGAACCTGGCCGTGGTGGTCCGCAACCCGGTCAGCGGCAAGGAGTTCTTCGCGCGGGTCAAAGTGCCGGACCAGCTTCCGCGGCTGGTCTCCGTCGACGGGCCCAGGGCGGGAACCGTTGCCGGGCGGACGGCCCGCTTCATTCCGCTCGAGGAAGTCATTGCGGAGCACCTCGACCAGCTCTTCCCCGGCATGGACGTCGTGGAGCACTACACGTTCCGGGTCACCCGCAACGAGGATCTCGAAGTTGAAGAGGACGACGCCGAGAACCTTCTCCAGGCACTGGAGAAGGAACTGCTCCGCCGCCGCTTCGGACCGCCCGTCCGGCTTGAAGTCACTCCGGATATCAATCCGAGCATCCGCCAGCTGCTGGTCCGCGAACTCGGCGTGGAAGAAGACGAGGTCTACACCCTTCCGGCCCCGCTGGACCTGCGCGGGCTCAGCGTCATCAGCCGCATCGACCGGGCGGACCTGCACTATCCCAAGCAGGTTCCGCACACGAGCCTGCACCTGAAGGAGTCGGAAACCTCCAAGCCGGCTGACGTCTTCGCCGCCATGCGCCGCCGGGACATCCTGCTGCACCACCCCTATGACTCCTTCTCCACCTCTGTCCAGGCCTTCCTGGAACAGGCAGCAGCGGATCCCCGCGTGCAGGCCATCAAGCAGACCCTGTACCGCACGTCGGGTGACTCCCCCATTGTCGACGCACTGATCGATGCCGCAGAGTCCGGCAAGCAGGTACTGGCGCTGGTGGAGATCAAGGCCCGCTTCGACGAGCAGGCGAACATTTCCTGGGCACGCAAGCTCGAACAGGCCGGCGTCCATGTGGTCTACGGAATCGTGGGATTGAAGACCCACTGCAAGCTGTCCCTGGTGGTGCGCCAGGAGGTCGACGGGCTGCGCCGCTACTGCCACATCGGCACCGGCAACTACCACCCGCGCACGGCCCGGTACTACGAGGACCTTGGGCTCCTCACCGCCAACGACAAGGTCGGAGAAGACCTGACCAAGCTGTTCAACCAGCTCTCCGGCTACGCCCCCAAGTCCACCTTCAAGCGCCTGCTCGTGGCACCGCGGTCGGTCCGCTCCGGACTGATCGACCGGATCGAACGCGAAATCGCCAATCAGAAGGCCGGACTGGACGCGCGGGTCATCATCAAGGTCAACTCCATGGTGGACGAGGCAATCATCGATTCCCTCTACCGCGCGTCACAGGCAGGCGTGCGGGTGGACGTGATCGTGCGGGGGATCTGCTCGGTGCGGCCGGGCGTTCCCGGCCTCAGCGAGAACATCACCGTGCGTTCGGTGCTGGGACGTTTCCTGGAGCACTCGCGGGTTTTCGCGTTCGCCAATGCCGGGGACCCGGTGGTCTACATCGGATCTGCGGACATGATGCACCGCAACCTGGACCGCCGTGTGGAGGCCCTGGTCCAGCTGGGGTCCAAGGACGACATCACGGACCTGATTGAACTCATGGACCGCTACCTGGACGCCGGAACAGCCAGCTGGCACCTGGACGCCGACGGCATCTGGACCCGGCACCACAAAGACGGTGAAGGAACCCCGCTCCAGGACGTGCAGTCCTGGCTTCTGGCTTCACGCTCCCGCCAACGTGCGTTGGCCCGCCGCTAA
- a CDS encoding NUDIX hydrolase — MPGTDSPASLQGTGGGAEPIPGQDTPEETAALLLGRSSASLDLTGEPRVVAAGALCWRVRAEGLQVLLIHRPRYDDWSWPKGKLDAGETLPECAVREVKEEVGLEIRLGIPLPETRYPVASGIKAVHYWAAQVDTEKPRPDRKEVDGFRWSAPEEASALLTNPTDRAPLEALVAAFEAGDLATWPLIIVRHAKAKPRSSWARAEGDRPLAATGQRQAKATARLLVAWQPGRVVSSPWLRCVQTMGPYVNARKPKFKTVDALTEHNAKRKPGKARGAVDSLFEKMRPVALCTHRPVLPLVFEVLASTMTDALADKLPDKDPYLAPGEMVVCQVSRRNPRRTVSVERYRPFDD; from the coding sequence ATGCCCGGCACGGACAGCCCTGCTTCCCTGCAGGGAACCGGCGGCGGCGCCGAACCGATTCCGGGGCAGGACACGCCCGAAGAGACGGCTGCGCTGCTGCTGGGCCGGAGCAGCGCTTCCCTGGACCTCACCGGGGAGCCGCGCGTGGTTGCCGCTGGTGCGCTGTGCTGGCGGGTGCGTGCCGAAGGGCTGCAGGTGCTGCTGATCCATCGTCCGCGGTATGACGACTGGTCCTGGCCCAAAGGCAAACTCGATGCCGGCGAGACCCTGCCGGAATGCGCTGTCCGGGAAGTGAAGGAGGAAGTGGGGCTGGAAATCCGGCTCGGCATCCCGCTGCCGGAAACCCGCTATCCCGTAGCGTCGGGGATCAAGGCAGTCCATTACTGGGCAGCGCAGGTCGACACCGAGAAGCCCCGCCCGGACCGCAAGGAAGTCGACGGGTTCCGCTGGTCCGCGCCGGAAGAAGCCTCCGCGCTGCTCACAAACCCGACCGACCGGGCCCCGCTGGAAGCACTGGTAGCGGCCTTCGAAGCCGGGGACCTCGCGACGTGGCCGCTGATCATTGTCCGTCATGCCAAGGCAAAACCCCGCTCCTCCTGGGCCAGGGCAGAGGGCGACCGTCCGCTCGCCGCGACGGGGCAGCGCCAGGCCAAGGCAACCGCACGCCTTTTGGTTGCATGGCAGCCGGGCCGGGTGGTGTCCAGCCCATGGCTGCGGTGCGTCCAGACCATGGGTCCCTACGTGAATGCCCGCAAGCCCAAGTTCAAGACCGTAGACGCGCTCACGGAACACAATGCCAAGCGCAAGCCCGGGAAGGCGCGCGGCGCCGTCGACAGCCTCTTTGAAAAAATGCGGCCCGTGGCGCTGTGCACGCACCGCCCGGTCCTGCCCCTGGTCTTCGAGGTCCTGGCCTCAACCATGACTGATGCCCTGGCGGACAAACTCCCGGACAAAGACCCGTACCTCGCCCCGGGCGAAATGGTGGTGTGCCAGGTCAGCCGGCGCAATCCGCGCCGTACCGTTTCCGTGGAACGCTACCGCCCATTTGATGACTAG
- a CDS encoding ferritin, giving the protein MSKFTELLEAQIGNEFNASQQYVAMAVYFDSEDLPQLARHFYAQSVEERNHAMMLVQYMLDRDLPVRIPGIAAVKNDFSDVVEPIALALAQEKQVTSQIEALFAAARAEGDALGEQFMLWFLKEQVEEVASMSTLLTVARRADNLFDLENFMARERVGDGGEDSGAPEAAGGAL; this is encoded by the coding sequence ATGAGCAAATTCACCGAACTCCTTGAAGCCCAGATCGGGAACGAATTCAACGCCTCGCAGCAGTACGTGGCCATGGCCGTCTACTTCGACAGCGAAGACCTCCCGCAGCTGGCACGCCACTTCTATGCACAGTCCGTCGAAGAGCGGAACCACGCCATGATGCTGGTCCAGTACATGCTCGACCGGGACCTGCCCGTCCGGATCCCCGGCATCGCTGCAGTGAAGAACGACTTCTCGGACGTCGTGGAGCCGATTGCACTTGCACTCGCACAGGAAAAGCAGGTCACCTCGCAGATTGAGGCCCTGTTCGCTGCTGCCCGCGCCGAAGGCGATGCCCTCGGTGAGCAGTTCATGCTCTGGTTCCTCAAGGAGCAGGTGGAAGAGGTGGCGTCCATGAGCACGCTGCTGACCGTGGCCCGCCGCGCTGACAACCTCTTCGACCTGGAAAACTTTATGGCCCGCGAGCGCGTGGGCGACGGCGGCGAGGACTCGGGTGCTCCCGAGGCCGCGGGCGGCGCCCTCTAA
- a CDS encoding GntR family transcriptional regulator: MSAQIQVDLGSPVPPYEQIRAQVSTLVSAGALAPGDRLPTIRTLASDLGVAPGTVARAYKELEAEGTVTALRRRGTVIAQRAAPPAAEPGTVPAEVGAAVGLLTAAAGRHGLSDAVVLSLLRDALAHRQPATTLEQ, encoded by the coding sequence ATGAGCGCACAGATCCAGGTGGATCTGGGCTCCCCCGTACCGCCGTATGAACAGATCCGTGCCCAGGTGAGCACCCTTGTCTCCGCCGGGGCCCTGGCACCGGGCGACCGCCTGCCCACCATCCGCACCCTCGCCTCGGATCTGGGTGTCGCCCCTGGAACCGTCGCGCGGGCGTACAAGGAACTCGAAGCCGAGGGAACGGTCACAGCCCTCCGCCGCCGCGGCACCGTCATTGCACAGCGCGCTGCCCCGCCCGCCGCCGAACCCGGTACCGTTCCCGCTGAAGTGGGCGCCGCCGTCGGGCTCCTCACCGCAGCGGCAGGCCGGCACGGGCTCAGCGACGCCGTTGTGCTCTCGCTCCTGCGCGATGCACTGGCCCACCGCCAGCCCGCTACTACACTGGAGCAGTGA
- a CDS encoding thymidylate synthase, translating to MTTIPTPYEDLLRDILANGTRKSDRTGTGTRSVFGRQMRFDLSESFPLITTKRVHFKSVALELLWFLRGDSNVRWLQERGVTIWDEWADDDGELGPVYGVQWRSWPTPDGGQIDQIQKLIEGLKTNPDSRRHIVTAWNPAEVENMALPPCHAMFQFYVADGKLSCQLYQRSADTFLGVPFNIASYALLTLMVAQQVGLEPGEFVWTGGDVHIYDNHMDQVTQQLTRAPFPYPRLRLRRKPESIFDYELDDFEVLDYQHHPGIKAPIAV from the coding sequence GTGACCACCATTCCCACCCCGTACGAAGACCTGCTCCGCGACATCCTGGCGAACGGCACCCGGAAGTCCGACCGGACAGGCACCGGAACCCGCAGCGTCTTCGGCCGCCAGATGCGCTTTGACCTCAGTGAGTCTTTCCCGCTGATCACCACCAAGCGGGTCCACTTCAAGTCCGTGGCCCTGGAGCTGCTGTGGTTCCTGCGCGGAGACTCGAACGTGCGCTGGCTGCAGGAACGCGGCGTCACCATCTGGGACGAATGGGCGGACGACGACGGCGAGCTCGGCCCGGTCTACGGCGTCCAGTGGCGCTCCTGGCCCACTCCGGACGGCGGGCAGATCGACCAGATTCAGAAGCTCATCGAGGGGTTGAAGACCAACCCGGATTCGCGCCGGCATATCGTCACGGCCTGGAACCCGGCTGAAGTCGAGAACATGGCACTGCCTCCCTGCCATGCCATGTTCCAGTTCTACGTTGCCGACGGAAAACTCTCCTGCCAGCTGTACCAGCGCTCGGCGGATACCTTCCTGGGCGTCCCCTTCAACATTGCCTCCTATGCCCTGCTGACGCTGATGGTCGCGCAGCAGGTTGGCCTGGAACCCGGCGAGTTCGTCTGGACCGGAGGCGACGTCCACATCTATGACAATCACATGGACCAGGTAACGCAGCAGCTCACCCGCGCGCCGTTCCCGTATCCTAGACTGCGGCTCAGGCGGAAGCCTGAGAGCATCTTCGACTACGAACTTGATGACTTCGAGGTCCTGGACTACCAGCACCACCCGGGCATCAAGGCACCTATCGCCGTGTGA
- a CDS encoding dihydrofolate reductase, with the protein MNDLNKFADSMHYYPVGVADADGQDLDQALASRGMGGSGVPLVGMIWAQTTNGVIGKDGGMPWHLPEDLKHFKDSTLGHPVVMGRRTWESFPDAFRPLPGRTNIVISSREGLAAELEPLGAVVVPSLEAALETAEGSEGSDRIWIVGGSQVYGEAEPLADIAVVTVINTETEGDSYAPRLGSEWTFTGVSPAQGWYTSGNGLQYRFALWTRNRNVTDQDGREPLA; encoded by the coding sequence TTGAACGATCTGAACAAGTTCGCAGATTCCATGCACTACTACCCCGTAGGCGTCGCCGACGCCGACGGCCAGGACCTTGACCAGGCGCTGGCCTCCCGGGGCATGGGCGGCTCCGGCGTCCCCCTGGTGGGCATGATCTGGGCACAGACCACCAACGGAGTCATCGGCAAGGACGGCGGCATGCCGTGGCACCTGCCCGAAGACCTCAAACATTTCAAGGACAGCACGCTGGGGCACCCCGTCGTCATGGGCCGGCGCACCTGGGAGTCCTTCCCCGACGCCTTCCGCCCGCTGCCGGGGCGCACCAACATCGTGATCTCCTCCCGCGAAGGGCTCGCTGCGGAGCTGGAGCCGCTGGGCGCCGTCGTCGTCCCGTCCCTGGAAGCGGCGCTGGAGACAGCGGAGGGAAGCGAAGGCAGCGACAGGATCTGGATTGTCGGCGGATCGCAGGTCTACGGCGAAGCCGAACCCCTGGCGGACATCGCCGTCGTCACCGTCATCAATACCGAAACTGAGGGCGACAGCTACGCTCCCCGGCTTGGGTCGGAGTGGACGTTCACCGGCGTTAGCCCCGCACAGGGCTGGTACACCTCCGGCAACGGACTTCAGTACCGGTTCGCACTGTGGACCCGGAACCGGAACGTAACCGATCAGGACGGCCGCGAGCCGCTGGCCTAG
- the asd gene encoding aspartate-semialdehyde dehydrogenase, whose product MTTAASSVPTAGFVGWRGMVGSVLMQRMQDEGDFDLINPVFFSTSNAGGSAPDFAQGAGTLEDAYDIETLAKLPIIVTAQGGDYTSEVYPKLRDAGWDGLWIDAASTLRMDESAIIVLDPVNRDVIDAGLARGVKNFVGGNCTVSCMLMGLGGLFRNGLVEWGTSMTYQAASGGGARHMRELLNQFGSLNSAVAANLADPASAILEIDRAVLAQQKDPSMDSSQFGVPLAGSVIPWIDADLGNGQSKEEWKGGAETNKILGRNTAGAARIPFDGLCVRIGAMRSHSQALTLKLTEDLSVAEIERIIDADNEWAKVVPNTKEATMEQLTPVAVTGTLDIPVGRIRKLEMGPEYISAFTIGDQLLWGAAEPLRRMLRIATGNL is encoded by the coding sequence ATGACAACAGCAGCTTCCTCTGTTCCCACCGCGGGCTTCGTCGGCTGGCGGGGCATGGTCGGTTCCGTCCTCATGCAGCGCATGCAGGACGAGGGCGACTTCGACCTGATCAACCCCGTCTTCTTCTCCACGTCGAACGCCGGCGGCTCCGCTCCGGATTTCGCCCAGGGTGCGGGCACCCTGGAAGACGCGTATGACATCGAGACCCTGGCCAAGCTGCCCATTATTGTCACCGCGCAGGGCGGGGACTACACCTCCGAGGTCTACCCCAAGCTGCGCGACGCCGGCTGGGACGGCCTGTGGATCGATGCCGCTTCCACCCTGCGCATGGACGAGAGCGCCATTATCGTGCTGGACCCGGTCAACCGCGACGTCATCGACGCCGGCCTGGCCAGGGGCGTGAAGAATTTCGTTGGCGGCAACTGCACCGTCTCCTGCATGCTGATGGGCCTGGGCGGGCTGTTCCGCAACGGTCTCGTTGAGTGGGGCACGTCCATGACCTACCAGGCAGCGTCCGGCGGCGGTGCCCGCCATATGCGCGAGCTGCTGAACCAGTTCGGTTCCCTGAACTCCGCTGTCGCAGCGAACCTCGCTGATCCGGCGTCGGCCATCCTCGAAATCGACCGCGCGGTCCTGGCCCAGCAGAAGGATCCTTCCATGGATTCTTCGCAGTTCGGCGTTCCGCTGGCCGGTTCGGTCATCCCCTGGATCGACGCGGACCTGGGCAACGGGCAGTCCAAGGAAGAGTGGAAGGGCGGCGCGGAGACCAACAAGATCCTCGGCCGCAACACCGCCGGCGCCGCTCGGATCCCGTTCGACGGGCTGTGCGTGCGGATCGGTGCCATGCGCTCGCATTCCCAGGCGCTCACGCTGAAGCTGACCGAAGACCTGTCCGTCGCCGAGATCGAGCGGATCATCGACGCCGACAATGAATGGGCCAAGGTAGTTCCGAACACCAAGGAAGCCACCATGGAACAGCTCACCCCGGTGGCTGTGACCGGCACACTGGACATTCCCGTCGGCCGGATCCGGAAGCTGGAAATGGGCCCTGAGTACATCAGCGCCTTCACCATCGGCGACCAGCTCCTCTGGGGAGCAGCCGAGCCGCTGCGCCGCATGCTGCGGATCGCCACCGGCAACCTCTAG
- a CDS encoding UDP-N-acetylmuramate dehydrogenase, translating to MTSIQLASLTTSRVGGPARRYLNAETADELISMVRSADEAGEPLLLVGGGSNLLISDAGFDGAVVHVGNRGVEILEGKGNTALVEAQAGHPWDELVAFTIAQGYAGLEALSGIPGLAGATPVQNVGAYGADVSHTIASVRAWDRQTRTERHFGAGELEFGYRDSLLKRTTVNGSPRYVVLSVQFSLTRGSTSAPIRYAELARALGVEVGDTANAADVRREVLRLRAGKGMVLDAADADTYSTGSFFTNPILPAPDADRLPAGAPRYPVAEPGMVKLSAAWLIEHAGFGKGFGLPGTPGAELAGGRAALSSKHTLAVTNRGSASAEDLLAVARAVADGVEQAFGIRLHPEPLLINCAL from the coding sequence CTGACCTCGATACAGCTTGCATCACTGACGACTTCCCGGGTCGGCGGACCGGCCAGGCGTTACCTCAATGCCGAAACTGCTGACGAACTGATCTCGATGGTCCGGTCCGCGGATGAAGCCGGTGAACCCCTGCTCCTGGTGGGCGGCGGCTCGAACCTGCTGATCTCTGATGCGGGGTTCGACGGCGCCGTCGTGCACGTGGGGAACCGCGGCGTCGAGATCCTGGAGGGCAAAGGCAATACCGCGCTCGTCGAGGCGCAGGCCGGCCATCCTTGGGACGAGCTGGTCGCCTTCACCATCGCCCAGGGATACGCCGGTCTGGAAGCCCTGTCCGGCATCCCCGGACTGGCCGGTGCGACGCCGGTGCAGAACGTGGGCGCGTACGGAGCCGACGTCTCGCACACCATCGCCTCAGTGCGTGCCTGGGACCGTCAGACCCGGACGGAACGCCATTTCGGAGCAGGTGAACTCGAGTTCGGCTACCGCGATTCCCTGCTCAAGCGCACAACCGTGAACGGCTCGCCCCGCTATGTTGTGCTGAGCGTTCAGTTCTCCCTGACCCGAGGATCCACCAGTGCGCCCATCCGCTACGCCGAGCTGGCACGCGCCCTGGGCGTTGAAGTGGGAGATACTGCCAACGCCGCGGATGTCCGGCGGGAAGTGCTGCGCCTGCGTGCCGGGAAGGGGATGGTCCTGGACGCCGCGGACGCTGATACCTACAGCACCGGTTCCTTCTTCACCAATCCGATCCTGCCTGCTCCGGACGCTGACCGGCTCCCCGCCGGCGCCCCCCGCTACCCCGTGGCCGAGCCGGGCATGGTCAAGCTCAGCGCTGCCTGGCTGATCGAGCATGCCGGATTTGGAAAGGGCTTCGGTCTGCCCGGCACTCCGGGGGCTGAGCTTGCCGGCGGGCGGGCTGCCCTGTCCTCCAAACACACACTGGCCGTCACGAACCGCGGCTCTGCCTCAGCCGAAGACCTGCTGGCGGTGGCCCGCGCGGTCGCGGACGGCGTCGAACAGGCGTTTGGCATCCGCCTTCACCCGGAGCCGCTGCTCATCAACTGCGCGCTCTAG
- a CDS encoding MaoC family dehydratase — protein MSIALSELETGQEIGRTTIEISRADLVRYAGASGDFNPIHWNERFARSVDLPGVIAHGMFTMGAAVQLVSDWTGDPGAVIDYQARFTRPVTVEDLDDAPGAVVDVVGTIGAIDPDNSTARVDLSVTFNGQKVLVKAQAVVRVW, from the coding sequence ATGTCCATTGCACTGAGTGAACTCGAGACCGGCCAGGAGATTGGCCGCACCACCATCGAGATCAGCCGCGCGGACCTGGTCCGCTACGCCGGCGCTTCCGGCGACTTCAACCCCATTCACTGGAACGAACGTTTTGCACGCTCCGTGGACCTGCCCGGCGTCATCGCGCACGGAATGTTCACGATGGGAGCAGCCGTCCAGCTTGTTTCGGACTGGACCGGGGACCCCGGGGCCGTCATTGACTACCAGGCGCGGTTCACCCGCCCGGTGACGGTCGAAGACCTCGACGATGCGCCCGGCGCCGTCGTTGACGTCGTTGGAACCATCGGTGCCATCGACCCGGACAACTCAACGGCCCGTGTGGACCTTTCCGTGACGTTTAACGGCCAGAAGGTCCTGGTCAAAGCCCAGGCGGTGGTGCGGGTCTGGTGA
- a CDS encoding FAS1-like dehydratase domain-containing protein — MSINPELAGRRYPASESYQVGREKIREFARAVKASNPAHFEVAAAQKLGYSDLVAPPTLAIIVAQRADAQLIGDPDAGIDFSRVVHADQRFTHHRPIVAGDELLAELHVDTVRAMGDGALVTTRAEISTVEGEKVATTVSSILVRGEGQ; from the coding sequence ATGAGCATCAACCCCGAGCTGGCTGGCCGGAGATACCCCGCCAGCGAGTCCTACCAGGTGGGACGCGAGAAGATCCGCGAGTTCGCCCGGGCTGTGAAGGCCAGCAATCCCGCCCACTTCGAAGTCGCTGCAGCACAGAAGCTCGGCTACTCAGATCTGGTCGCCCCTCCGACGTTAGCGATCATCGTGGCGCAGCGCGCCGACGCGCAGCTGATCGGCGATCCCGACGCGGGGATTGATTTCTCCCGGGTAGTGCACGCAGACCAGCGTTTTACCCACCACCGGCCAATCGTGGCGGGGGACGAGCTCCTGGCTGAACTGCACGTGGACACCGTCCGCGCCATGGGCGACGGTGCCCTGGTCACCACACGTGCCGAGATCTCCACCGTGGAAGGCGAGAAAGTCGCCACCACGGTTTCATCCATCCTCGTGCGGGGAGAGGGCCAGTAA
- a CDS encoding DUF2797 domain-containing protein → MINSSFLCGGTGWDRDGAFLRLSDPAGQPAALRLGHGAELRFRIRSEAPRYCLGYELVHEEGRKPRACPDQAAAERGYQCRRCFFADEGRLVHNSHRGGDLPAGLRSFLARPQWLYIATFADGTTKVGTAADQRKTLRLTEQGALAAQYVARAANGLQVRILEDAVSSGLGLPQAVRSGHKCASLAAALPDTVLESINAGHADDARTLLLDREQQGFDVVKEAWTRPEAFDVVLQNPGAGLYPLPLGAGEHGLVLRGMLGSTALAATDDVGLSFLADLTALKGQRLELGAYSSALPALQEPLF, encoded by the coding sequence ATGATCAATTCTTCGTTCCTGTGCGGTGGCACAGGCTGGGACCGTGATGGTGCCTTCCTCCGGCTGTCCGATCCCGCCGGACAGCCGGCAGCCCTGCGGCTGGGGCACGGAGCGGAACTGCGCTTCCGCATCCGTTCCGAAGCGCCGCGCTACTGCCTGGGCTATGAGCTGGTCCACGAAGAAGGCCGGAAACCGCGTGCCTGCCCCGACCAGGCTGCAGCCGAGCGCGGATACCAGTGCCGGCGCTGCTTTTTCGCGGACGAAGGACGGCTGGTCCACAACAGCCACCGCGGCGGGGACCTGCCGGCAGGCCTGCGCAGCTTCCTTGCACGCCCGCAGTGGCTCTATATCGCGACGTTCGCAGACGGAACCACCAAGGTGGGAACCGCAGCAGACCAGCGCAAAACCCTCCGGCTCACGGAGCAGGGTGCGCTGGCAGCCCAGTACGTGGCACGGGCGGCCAACGGATTGCAGGTCCGCATCCTGGAAGACGCTGTTTCCTCAGGCCTGGGGCTGCCTCAGGCTGTGCGCTCCGGCCACAAATGCGCTTCCCTGGCCGCAGCGCTGCCGGACACTGTCCTGGAATCCATCAATGCAGGCCACGCTGATGATGCCAGGACTCTCCTGCTGGACCGCGAACAGCAGGGCTTCGACGTTGTGAAGGAGGCCTGGACCCGGCCGGAGGCCTTCGACGTCGTGCTGCAGAACCCCGGCGCCGGTCTGTATCCGCTTCCGCTTGGCGCGGGCGAGCATGGCCTGGTCCTCCGCGGCATGCTCGGGAGCACCGCACTCGCGGCAACTGACGACGTCGGCCTTTCCTTCCTTGCCGACCTCACCGCCCTGAAGGGACAGCGCCTTGAACTGGGCGCCTATTCAAGCGCCCTTCCGGCGCTGCAGGAACCGCTTTTCTGA
- a CDS encoding type 1 glutamine amidotransferase domain-containing protein, with the protein MSAHDISGKKVAFLLTDGVEQIELTSPWEAVKDAGGQPVLVSPSSGSIQGFNGADKADTFTVDLDVADASAADFDALVLPGGVINADYLRVNEDARRFARDFFAAGKPVAAICHGPWLLIDAGVVKGRDLTSFHTLEVDLRNAGANWSDEEVVVDQGLVTSRTPDDLPAFNDKVVEEISEGQHAGQHA; encoded by the coding sequence ATGTCAGCACATGATATTTCCGGCAAGAAGGTCGCATTCCTGCTCACGGACGGCGTGGAGCAGATTGAACTCACCAGTCCCTGGGAAGCCGTGAAGGACGCCGGCGGACAGCCCGTCCTGGTCTCGCCCTCCAGCGGCAGCATCCAGGGATTCAACGGCGCCGACAAGGCAGACACCTTTACGGTCGACCTGGACGTGGCAGATGCCAGCGCAGCCGACTTCGACGCACTGGTCCTGCCCGGCGGTGTGATCAACGCCGACTACCTGCGCGTGAACGAAGATGCCCGCCGGTTCGCCCGGGACTTCTTCGCAGCAGGCAAGCCGGTGGCTGCGATCTGCCACGGTCCGTGGCTGCTGATCGACGCAGGTGTCGTCAAGGGACGGGACCTGACCTCCTTCCATACCCTGGAAGTGGACCTGCGCAACGCAGGCGCCAACTGGTCCGACGAGGAAGTCGTCGTCGATCAGGGACTGGTCACCAGCCGCACCCCGGACGACCTCCCGGCCTTCAACGACAAGGTCGTCGAGGAGATCTCAGAGGGACAGCACGCAGGCCAGCACGCCTAG